One part of the Candidatus Mancarchaeum acidiphilum genome encodes these proteins:
- a CDS encoding DNA-directed RNA polymerase subunit D yields the protein MDIDISQNNNKVFEFTLAGVSNAFANAIRRVAMNGVKSFAIDKVTFYENSSAMFDEYIAHRIGLVPITTPSGYKDTDEVMFTLEAEGPLTVYSNDLKTTEPDVKVAIENIPIMKLAEKQRLRIDGKAVLGSAVKHAKFQPGLVTYEQMNDNSFKFYIESFGQMLPKDIIIRALDILEDEIKSISKISK from the coding sequence ATGGATATAGATATCTCTCAAAATAATAATAAAGTATTCGAGTTTACTCTGGCTGGTGTTTCAAATGCCTTTGCAAATGCCATCAGAAGGGTAGCGATGAATGGCGTTAAATCATTTGCAATAGACAAAGTCACATTCTACGAAAATTCAAGCGCAATGTTTGATGAATATATCGCCCACAGAATAGGATTGGTACCTATAACCACTCCAAGCGGCTATAAGGATACAGACGAAGTGATGTTCACATTAGAAGCTGAAGGGCCCCTAACCGTTTACTCAAATGACCTTAAGACAACAGAACCCGACGTTAAAGTTGCTATAGAGAATATACCAATTATGAAATTGGCGGAGAAGCAAAGGCTGAGGATTGATGGAAAAGCGGTACTAGGTTCTGCCGTAAAACATGCAAAGTTCCAGCCAGGCCTAGTAACGTATGAGCAGATGAATGACAATTCATTTAAATTTTATATCGAATCTTTCGGACAGATGCTACCAAAAGATATAATAATAAGAGCATTAGACATATTAGAAGATGAGATAAAAAGCATTTCCAAGATCTCTAAATGA
- a CDS encoding 50S ribosomal protein L18e produces MKINVERDDIKEWLTSTKGEKDHKELWEKINKMVSVTKRKRVTVNLYKLNRYTKEGDNIIVPGKVLSFGKIDHKVNITAIDFSDKAKEQLQKAGSKIYDLNEFKKFKNIIIIR; encoded by the coding sequence ATGAAAATTAATGTTGAAAGAGACGACATAAAAGAATGGTTAACAAGCACAAAAGGCGAAAAAGACCATAAGGAGCTTTGGGAGAAGATAAACAAGATGGTTAGTGTAACTAAAAGGAAAAGAGTAACCGTGAATCTATACAAGCTTAATAGATACACCAAGGAAGGCGACAACATAATCGTGCCTGGAAAAGTATTGTCTTTTGGAAAAATAGACCACAAGGTAAACATAACCGCAATTGACTTTTCTGACAAGGCTAAGGAACAGCTACAGAAAGCAGGGTCAAAAATTTATGATCTTAACGAATTTAAAAAATTTAAAAATATAATCATTATAAGATAA
- a CDS encoding 50S ribosomal protein L13 produces MEGYKVIDATGLILGRMAGTVAKQLLKGDNVIVVNAEKAIISGHKNDIVEKYRTRLNLQEKGNPEHSPYWSRRSDLLVKRVVRGMLPYSRATGRKVYKNLKVYMGLPEEFKGNEIEKIAMKDPKSLYSGYITIKELSELLGYNKG; encoded by the coding sequence ATGGAGGGTTATAAAGTTATAGATGCCACTGGTCTTATACTAGGGCGCATGGCAGGAACTGTAGCTAAGCAGCTTCTAAAAGGCGACAATGTAATAGTAGTAAATGCCGAAAAGGCAATTATAAGCGGGCACAAGAACGATATAGTAGAAAAATACCGTACAAGATTAAATCTTCAAGAGAAAGGCAATCCAGAGCACTCTCCTTATTGGTCTAGAAGATCCGATCTTCTAGTAAAGAGGGTTGTAAGAGGTATGCTTCCTTATAGCAGGGCAACAGGAAGGAAGGTTTACAAGAATCTTAAAGTTTACATGGGCCTGCCGGAAGAGTTCAAGGGGAATGAGATAGAGAAGATAGCAATGAAAGATCCAAAAAGCCTGTATTCAGGTTATATAACTATAAAAGAGCTATCAGAGCTATTGGGTTATAATAAAGGTTGA
- the rpsI gene encoding 30S ribosomal protein S9: MPEAVKKTSKRKSSSAKSSKKEVKVAISKSKRKRSIARASVKNGPGTIRINGRLIDTIEPTFIKDEVLTPINFSDMTKDICNKLSISVNVHGGGVSSQAQACASAIAKAIVEYSGSAEIKREYLNYNRNLLIDDPRRVEPKKFLGPKARARFQTSYR, from the coding sequence ATGCCAGAAGCAGTTAAAAAAACGTCAAAGCGCAAATCCTCAAGCGCAAAGAGTTCAAAGAAAGAGGTAAAAGTAGCCATATCAAAGAGCAAAAGGAAAAGAAGCATAGCAAGGGCATCGGTTAAGAATGGCCCAGGAACAATAAGGATTAACGGAAGGCTGATAGACACGATAGAGCCAACTTTTATAAAAGATGAAGTTCTGACTCCTATAAATTTCTCAGATATGACAAAGGACATTTGCAATAAGCTTTCTATAAGCGTGAATGTGCATGGGGGAGGTGTGAGTTCTCAGGCCCAGGCGTGCGCCAGTGCAATAGCAAAGGCGATAGTTGAATATTCTGGAAGTGCCGAAATAAAGAGAGAATACTTAAATTACAACAGGAATTTATTGATAGACGATCCAAGAAGGGTAGAGCCTAAGAAGTTCTTGGGTCCAAAAGCCAGAGCAAGATTCCAGACATCCTATAGATGA
- a CDS encoding DNA-directed RNA polymerase subunit N, which yields MLMPIRCFTCGAVVADKWEEYDKRVNKENENPGKVLDELGVKRYCCRRMFLSNNDLLEEFMESSRK from the coding sequence ATGTTGATGCCAATAAGATGCTTTACATGTGGGGCAGTAGTAGCCGACAAATGGGAAGAATATGACAAAAGGGTTAATAAGGAAAACGAAAACCCCGGAAAAGTGCTTGATGAGCTTGGGGTAAAAAGGTACTGCTGCAGGCGTATGTTCTTAAGCAACAACGACCTCCTTGAAGAGTTCATGGAATCAAGCAGAAAATAG
- the rpsB gene encoding 30S ribosomal protein S2 translates to MSEEEFSIASQNDYLESGIHIATKVKTPGTKKFIYKVREDGLYLFDLKTIDERIKVAASMLSKYDPKKIVVTASRIYAVAAAQKFSEIINANFIKGRVTPGIFTNPYRDNFMEPAVLFASDTRNEKQAVREASEIGVPIIALCDTDNMTRDVDLVIPCNNRGRKSLAFVYMLLAREFLKNKGIIKTNEEFKYTINDFELKVEANPADSEINISSENI, encoded by the coding sequence ATGTCTGAAGAAGAATTTAGTATTGCAAGTCAAAATGATTATTTAGAATCAGGAATCCACATAGCAACAAAAGTCAAGACTCCTGGAACAAAGAAATTCATATATAAGGTAAGAGAAGACGGCCTTTACCTGTTTGACCTTAAAACTATTGATGAGAGGATAAAGGTAGCGGCATCAATGCTGTCTAAATACGATCCAAAGAAAATAGTGGTAACCGCATCAAGGATATATGCGGTTGCAGCTGCCCAGAAGTTTTCCGAAATCATAAATGCGAACTTCATAAAGGGCAGAGTAACCCCAGGAATATTCACTAACCCTTACAGGGATAACTTCATGGAGCCTGCAGTGCTTTTTGCAAGCGACACAAGGAACGAAAAACAGGCAGTGAGGGAGGCAAGCGAAATAGGCGTGCCTATAATAGCACTCTGCGATACAGATAATATGACAAGGGACGTGGACCTTGTAATACCATGCAATAACAGAGGGAGAAAATCACTCGCATTTGTCTACATGCTTCTTGCACGCGAATTCCTGAAGAACAAGGGGATCATAAAGACAAACGAGGAATTCAAGTACACAATAAACGACTTCGAGCTGAAAGTCGAAGCCAACCCCGCTGACAGCGAAATAAACATCAGTTCGGAAAACATCTAA
- a CDS encoding OBG GTPase family GTP-binding protein gives METKDKLEEKLEELKDEYAKVKDNKATNKYVGKLRAKIASIKKDIVIASRRRHEKGFFVKKTGDATIVLMGFPSTGKSSLLNDLTKSNSKTAEYAFTTIGIVPGTLNYRDAHLQILDMPGIINDAHLGAGNGLSVIAQMHVADLVAFVVDAQQPSQLKYLINELNALHIYIKEKPEIIIIENKSNGLSIINKSSLRLDHIKEIFNGFGIYNADVRIYSELSEDELIGYVSHSSTYLKAIVVLNKIDLVKDYEKVAKEIKSQYPMKVVTVSALNRIGMDNLKWELYSALDLIRIYIKPRMSDEKSPITLDKGSTAYDVAKMLHSEFADEIKYAYITGPSVKYPNQRVSIKHRLEDGDIVTFVKEK, from the coding sequence ATGGAGACGAAGGATAAGCTTGAGGAGAAGCTTGAGGAGCTGAAGGACGAATACGCCAAGGTAAAGGACAATAAGGCCACTAACAAGTATGTAGGAAAGCTGAGGGCAAAGATAGCTTCGATAAAGAAGGATATAGTCATAGCAAGCAGGAGGAGGCACGAAAAAGGCTTTTTCGTAAAGAAGACAGGAGACGCGACGATAGTTTTGATGGGGTTCCCAAGCACTGGAAAATCCTCGTTGCTCAATGACCTTACGAAGTCCAATTCCAAAACCGCCGAGTATGCCTTCACGACTATAGGCATCGTCCCGGGAACATTGAATTATAGGGATGCGCACCTGCAGATACTCGACATGCCTGGAATAATAAACGATGCGCACTTGGGAGCGGGAAACGGGCTTAGTGTAATCGCACAGATGCATGTTGCGGACCTTGTTGCATTTGTGGTAGATGCACAGCAGCCCAGCCAATTGAAATACCTCATAAATGAGCTCAATGCGCTGCACATATACATAAAGGAAAAGCCGGAAATCATAATCATAGAGAACAAGAGCAATGGGCTATCCATTATAAACAAATCTTCGTTGAGGTTGGACCATATAAAAGAGATATTTAATGGATTTGGGATATACAATGCTGATGTAAGGATTTACTCCGAGTTGAGCGAAGATGAACTTATAGGCTATGTGTCCCATAGCTCCACTTACCTAAAAGCGATTGTGGTGCTGAACAAGATTGATCTTGTCAAGGACTATGAGAAGGTTGCCAAAGAGATAAAATCCCAATACCCGATGAAGGTCGTTACCGTCAGCGCATTGAATAGGATTGGCATGGACAATTTGAAATGGGAGCTTTACAGCGCCTTGGATTTGATAAGGATTTATATAAAACCTAGGATGTCTGATGAAAAGTCCCCTATCACACTCGATAAAGGATCTACGGCTTACGATGTGGCAAAGATGCTCCACAGCGAATTTGCCGATGAAATAAAGTACGCTTATATAACCGGCCCAAGCGTTAAATACCCTAACCAAAGGGTGAGCATAAAGCACAGGCTTGAGGATGGTGATATAGTGACATTCGTAAAAGAGAAATAG
- a CDS encoding signal recognition particle receptor subunit alpha translates to MDFGDSLRKALAKLTHSTIIDAKVIREFNKELQKTLIMGDVDVELVLDLTKRIEEKALKSKPPAGIPSNDYITDIVYNELVSLVGDRYEPELKRQRILLLGLYGSGKTTTAAKLARFYQNKGLASGIICCDTTRPAAFEQLKTLAEQANVGFFGIRGEKDARKIVAEGLKELKDKPVIICDTGGRSALDPNLIDELSGITKSFNPDKKVLVISSDIGQVAGKQASEFNNSVGIDGVVVTKMDGSSKGGGALSATNAAKVHVMFIGTGEKLNDLEPFNPDDYIGSLLGIPNIKKLIDNVNEAVKEANLNPDEVNAEKLNFNTFYSQLKTLNKMGPLKNVLKMMGAVDAPKELIDQSEEKLKKYRVIIASMTNDERNDEKLLHNPSRVHRIALGSGTAESDVRSMIADFNKMKKSFNMLKNSRDIRKIFPGFNN, encoded by the coding sequence ATGGATTTTGGAGATTCTTTAAGGAAGGCTTTGGCAAAGCTGACGCATTCGACCATAATCGACGCTAAGGTTATAAGGGAGTTCAACAAGGAGCTACAGAAAACCTTGATAATGGGAGATGTTGACGTTGAATTAGTGCTTGACCTGACAAAGAGGATAGAGGAAAAGGCATTGAAGAGCAAGCCCCCTGCAGGAATCCCCTCTAATGATTACATAACCGATATTGTATACAACGAACTTGTAAGTCTCGTAGGGGATAGGTACGAGCCAGAGCTCAAGCGCCAGAGAATACTGCTTCTAGGACTCTATGGATCGGGAAAAACCACTACGGCTGCAAAGCTTGCAAGGTTCTACCAGAACAAAGGGCTCGCTAGCGGAATAATTTGCTGCGATACCACTAGGCCTGCCGCTTTCGAGCAGCTGAAAACCCTTGCAGAGCAAGCAAATGTTGGTTTCTTTGGGATTAGGGGCGAGAAGGATGCGAGAAAGATAGTGGCAGAAGGGCTCAAGGAGCTGAAGGACAAGCCTGTAATAATATGCGACACAGGAGGCAGGAGCGCCCTTGACCCGAATCTTATAGATGAGCTAAGCGGAATAACCAAATCCTTCAACCCAGACAAAAAGGTGCTTGTCATAAGCTCGGACATAGGGCAGGTTGCGGGCAAGCAGGCGTCGGAGTTCAATAATTCCGTAGGCATAGACGGTGTGGTAGTCACAAAGATGGACGGCTCATCCAAAGGAGGAGGGGCGCTAAGCGCAACGAATGCCGCCAAGGTTCATGTAATGTTCATAGGCACAGGGGAGAAGCTCAATGACCTTGAGCCATTCAACCCTGATGATTACATAGGCAGCTTGTTAGGCATACCAAATATAAAGAAGCTGATTGACAACGTCAATGAAGCCGTCAAAGAGGCAAATTTGAATCCGGACGAGGTAAATGCCGAAAAGCTCAACTTCAATACCTTCTACAGCCAGCTTAAGACCCTTAACAAAATGGGCCCTCTTAAAAATGTGCTTAAGATGATGGGTGCGGTTGACGCCCCGAAGGAGCTTATAGACCAGAGTGAGGAGAAGCTCAAGAAATACAGGGTCATAATAGCCTCTATGACCAATGATGAGAGGAATGATGAGAAGCTCCTTCACAACCCAAGCAGGGTACACCGCATAGCTCTAGGAAGCGGCACTGCTGAAAGCGATGTCAGAAGCATGATAGCGGACTTTAACAAAATGAAGAAATCGTTCAATATGCTTAAGAACAGCAGGGATATCCGCAAGATCTTCCCCGGGTTTAACAATTGA
- a CDS encoding PRC-barrel domain-containing protein has product MLTSDLYGKEIITNTGHKLGYVEDIILDMESGSVNSLMLVKLEDLASGKSKGEEFKKNTVNYERVKNISESVIVGTEKIK; this is encoded by the coding sequence ATGCTTACATCCGATTTGTATGGAAAGGAGATAATAACGAACACGGGGCACAAGCTTGGATATGTTGAAGACATAATATTGGACATGGAAAGCGGCAGCGTCAACAGCTTGATGCTGGTAAAGCTTGAGGATCTTGCAAGCGGCAAGAGCAAAGGAGAGGAGTTCAAGAAGAACACCGTCAATTATGAGAGGGTAAAGAACATATCTGAAAGTGTTATAGTCGGAACGGAGAAGATAAAATAA
- a CDS encoding histone-like protein: MPISKRTIKNYVKEKYKVRISDDAIESIIKFLDSQAGKIAKEAVNNAKIKKHAMITHDDIEQAIIKNSVKVKKIE, translated from the coding sequence ATGCCTATATCCAAAAGGACCATAAAAAATTATGTCAAGGAGAAATACAAGGTAAGGATCAGCGATGACGCGATAGAAAGCATAATAAAGTTCTTGGACTCGCAGGCGGGAAAGATAGCCAAGGAGGCCGTGAACAATGCGAAGATAAAGAAGCATGCTATGATAACGCATGATGATATTGAACAGGCTATAATTAAAAATTCTGTAAAGGTGAAGAAGATTGAGTGA
- the trxA gene encoding thioredoxin, whose amino-acid sequence MSAEENKVEAVNSGDFEEKVLKSKVPVVVDVWAEWCGPCRMFSPIIEEVAPEYNGKVKFVKLNADDNEDIAAQYNIMSIPTSLLVVNGEVKAENVGAVPKAVLKKWIDENI is encoded by the coding sequence ATGAGTGCAGAAGAAAACAAGGTAGAAGCAGTCAACTCCGGAGATTTTGAAGAGAAAGTCCTAAAATCCAAGGTGCCTGTCGTTGTAGACGTATGGGCCGAATGGTGTGGGCCATGCAGGATGTTCTCACCTATAATAGAGGAAGTAGCACCGGAATACAATGGAAAGGTAAAATTCGTAAAGCTGAATGCGGACGACAATGAAGACATCGCGGCGCAGTACAATATAATGAGCATCCCAACATCCCTTCTAGTAGTAAACGGAGAGGTAAAAGCGGAAAATGTAGGTGCGGTGCCAAAAGCGGTCCTAAAGAAATGGATAGACGAAAATATTTGA
- the hisS gene encoding histidine--tRNA ligase, which yields MVDLPFPKGFRDMLPNEALFRSKMLRRIEDIFQLYGFMGIYTPKLESMKLLRAKESIGEENKLIFELKNEGLGLRYDQTVSLARYFIMHSNLPLPFKRYSIGEVWRMDEPQRLRYREFTQADIDIIGGDSVKADAEIIAAASKVYEAFGVDYKISINDRKMLDEFFAKLKISKENQLKIMRAIDKIDKLGITGVKELIKESELKEEQVNEIIKLISFEGTNTEKLNYIKSLIGEEPASEIENTILLLESYGIKAIPSIDFSTVRGIDYYTSIVFEFKTSGENAALGGGGRYDNLISNYGGKQIGAVGFAVGVDRLLDVLKFQESKEITPAEVFISNIKKENYQYALKIANDLRSHGIKVDLNDSDRNLSNQLSYSNAIGFKYTIFIGPSEQESGKAKVRDMKSGTETLVEIQKISEFFKASTTK from the coding sequence ATGGTTGACCTGCCTTTTCCGAAGGGATTCAGGGACATGCTGCCTAATGAGGCGCTGTTCCGTAGCAAAATGCTGAGAAGAATAGAGGACATCTTCCAGCTTTACGGGTTTATGGGTATATACACCCCAAAGCTGGAATCAATGAAGCTCCTGCGTGCAAAGGAATCTATAGGAGAGGAGAACAAGCTGATTTTTGAGTTAAAAAACGAGGGTTTGGGCTTAAGGTATGACCAGACCGTGTCATTGGCGAGATATTTCATAATGCACTCTAACTTGCCCTTGCCATTCAAACGTTACTCGATTGGCGAAGTCTGGAGGATGGACGAGCCCCAAAGGCTCAGATATCGTGAGTTTACCCAAGCAGACATCGATATAATAGGAGGGGATAGCGTAAAGGCGGATGCCGAGATTATAGCAGCCGCATCAAAAGTCTACGAAGCTTTTGGAGTGGACTACAAGATATCCATAAACGACAGAAAGATGCTTGACGAATTTTTTGCAAAACTGAAAATCAGTAAAGAGAACCAGTTAAAAATAATGCGTGCAATAGACAAGATCGATAAGCTAGGCATCACAGGAGTAAAGGAACTGATAAAGGAAAGTGAGCTAAAAGAAGAGCAGGTAAATGAAATAATAAAGCTGATATCATTTGAGGGTACCAATACTGAAAAATTAAATTATATTAAATCCTTAATTGGAGAGGAGCCTGCCTCAGAGATTGAGAATACCATTTTGCTTTTGGAGTCCTACGGAATAAAAGCAATCCCTTCCATTGACTTCTCTACCGTTAGGGGTATTGATTATTATACCAGCATAGTATTTGAGTTCAAGACAAGCGGCGAAAATGCGGCATTGGGGGGAGGAGGCAGATATGACAATCTGATATCAAACTATGGAGGCAAACAAATAGGCGCTGTCGGATTTGCCGTTGGGGTTGACAGGCTTCTGGATGTATTAAAATTCCAGGAATCAAAGGAGATAACCCCAGCAGAGGTATTCATTTCAAACATAAAAAAAGAGAATTATCAATATGCATTGAAGATCGCCAATGACCTGAGATCACATGGAATAAAGGTGGATCTAAACGATTCGGACAGAAATCTATCCAACCAGCTTTCATATTCAAATGCAATAGGATTCAAGTATACAATATTCATAGGGCCGTCGGAGCAAGAATCAGGAAAAGCAAAAGTACGCGACATGAAATCCGGCACGGAAACATTGGTGGAAATTCAAAAGATAAGTGAGTTTTTTAAAGCTTCCACAACCAAATAA
- a CDS encoding 50S ribosomal protein L30e, which yields MTESTNNIRLAVDTGEAALGLNSVIGSIKNNTAKLIILAKVNDNDILEDIQHMAKVAEISVQLFEGNSMDLGSLCGKPFSVSALSIINPGASDILKGLEKKSDK from the coding sequence ATGACTGAATCGACAAATAATATCCGTCTTGCTGTAGATACAGGAGAGGCGGCATTGGGATTAAACAGCGTTATTGGTTCTATAAAAAACAATACAGCCAAGCTTATAATATTGGCCAAAGTGAATGATAACGACATACTTGAAGATATCCAGCACATGGCAAAGGTCGCAGAGATAAGCGTGCAGTTATTCGAGGGGAATTCAATGGACCTTGGTTCACTATGCGGAAAACCTTTCTCGGTATCCGCATTGTCAATCATAAATCCAGGTGCTTCCGATATTTTAAAAGGGCTCGAAAAAAAGAGCGATAAATAA
- a CDS encoding 30S ribosomal protein S12 — protein sequence MPNGQFAARKLLTERKHQRMLKKWLKRRKLKLKAKYDPVGTNPRAKALVLQKYSVEQKQPHSGQIKCVKVQLIKNGKVVGAYVPNEGAINFVDEHDEVTIEGLGGSQRGQMGCIPGLKYKVVEVNGANLRLVAKGKKQKPKR from the coding sequence ATGCCAAATGGTCAATTTGCAGCTAGAAAATTGCTTACAGAAAGGAAGCATCAGCGTATGCTTAAGAAATGGTTGAAGAGAAGGAAATTGAAGCTTAAAGCTAAATACGATCCTGTAGGTACAAACCCACGTGCAAAAGCACTTGTCCTGCAGAAGTACTCCGTAGAACAGAAGCAACCTCATTCAGGACAGATAAAATGCGTCAAAGTACAGCTCATAAAGAACGGCAAAGTGGTTGGCGCATATGTGCCAAATGAAGGCGCAATAAACTTCGTGGACGAGCACGATGAAGTTACAATAGAGGGCCTCGGTGGGTCGCAGAGAGGACAGATGGGTTGCATACCTGGATTGAAGTACAAGGTAGTAGAAGTAAACGGTGCCAACCTTAGGCTTGTAGCCAAAGGAAAGAAGCAGAAGCCAAAGAGATGA
- a CDS encoding 30S ribosomal protein S7 (binds directly to 16S rRNA where it nucleates assembly of the head domain of the 30S subunit), translated as MPVDKKNTKNSKESKSKEKEKEQKPEIKSKASEEKHEHPAAKEAKESKKEQAAEAKEEKLEEKAEERKEKKLEEKEEAKSEKEKEKSEKSEKSSSINKIKLFNKYDYDVSVDDLSLRNYINLKPMVNPLTYRRGSGKPFSKANINVVERLENSLMRGGTGSRIGGHTIRTEGRLQGKKIKVMKIIEDAFDNVHNQTKLNPLAIFIVALENSAPIEDTTRIRQGGTVSNISVDVSASRRLDIALRNIATASIIGAFDNKRKISDALASEIILASRNDINSYSIKRKNEIERMARSAK; from the coding sequence ATGCCTGTCGATAAGAAGAACACTAAAAATTCCAAGGAATCCAAATCCAAGGAGAAAGAAAAGGAGCAGAAGCCAGAGATTAAATCCAAAGCTTCCGAAGAGAAACATGAACATCCTGCTGCAAAAGAAGCAAAAGAATCAAAGAAGGAGCAAGCAGCAGAAGCAAAAGAAGAGAAGCTAGAAGAAAAGGCCGAAGAAAGAAAAGAAAAGAAATTAGAGGAGAAAGAAGAGGCCAAATCAGAAAAAGAAAAGGAAAAATCAGAGAAATCCGAAAAGAGCTCTTCAATAAACAAGATAAAGCTCTTCAATAAATACGATTATGACGTTTCAGTGGACGATCTCAGCCTTAGGAATTACATAAATCTAAAGCCTATGGTCAACCCTCTCACATACAGAAGAGGAAGCGGCAAGCCATTCTCAAAAGCGAACATTAACGTGGTAGAAAGGCTCGAAAACTCCTTAATGAGGGGAGGTACAGGAAGCAGGATCGGAGGCCACACCATAAGGACCGAAGGAAGGCTTCAGGGAAAGAAAATAAAAGTAATGAAAATAATAGAGGATGCTTTTGACAATGTCCACAATCAGACAAAGCTGAACCCTCTGGCCATCTTCATAGTGGCATTGGAGAACAGTGCACCTATAGAGGACACGACAAGGATAAGGCAGGGAGGTACGGTATCCAACATATCTGTGGATGTAAGCGCAAGCCGCAGGCTCGATATCGCTTTGAGGAATATTGCAACTGCTTCAATAATAGGGGCATTCGACAATAAAAGGAAGATAAGCGATGCTCTTGCTTCGGAGATAATACTTGCATCAAGAAATGATATAAACAGCTATTCGATCAAGAGAAAGAACGAAATAGAGCGTATGGCTAGAAGTGCAAAATGA